The Amblyomma americanum isolate KBUSLIRL-KWMA chromosome 2, ASM5285725v1, whole genome shotgun sequence genome contains the following window.
TCGTCTTAAACATAGCCCAATGACTGACCTTCTCGATGATCTCCGGCTCTGACGCTGATGCATCCCAGCGATTGTTGAGGATGAAAATGTTGGGCTTTGAGAGACGCTCGCTGACCTTGTGAAAGAAGTTTTTCTCCTGGAAGAACAACATCACAACAATAGCACATTTACAACGTGAGCATGTGCCGTGGAGAGCTACAGCATGCAAAAAACATCCCATGCTGCCTGGGCTTTATTCTAACCAGCATGAGACAAACAATGAGCGTAATAAAATGCAGGGACTCTTGGCCAGTTTCGCATACGGTAGTGCCTCTTCAATTCTTCTGGCTAGCAGGAGACTTCCCTCCCATCATGCCAATATTTCGCCTGCCCCCTATCCATGCCTATGCGAGAGCGCCCGTACTCGGCAATAATGGAAAGTACCACAATGCCTTCATTAGTACTAAAAGAGTGCTTCTTATAATTGAAACAATCATGAGTGGGAACAATTGGAGAGCAACGCTGAAACACTTACCGTGACCATCAGGGTTGACTCTGCATTGgccacaagcacaaacacatCAGCATCAAGGCAGTGCTTGTCAATCCACAAATCAAGATTTGGGGACACATCGATGCCAGGGCTGAAAATATACAGCTCGAAATTAATATTTccagatcaaaaaaaaaaaaggagaagcaTTCTGCATCTACTGCTGCCACTGTGTTTACAATTGCAACTTTGACTACCAAAACATTGCTGACAAAGACTGGCATACACGATAGCTGGAAGCTAGTTTTAACAgattcatagcttgagtagatgaaccgcacaaaaacacagcacacaggaaaagtgcctgtctcgtgtctttattttcctgtgtgctgtgtttttgtgcgcttcatctattcaagctatgaaccaacttgcccaagaacgtgttttACTGAAATTAACAGATTCAGCCTTAGAATTAACGCCTGCACATGGTTTTTTTACTTTCCTGCCTGTCAAGAATACCTGGCTGGAGCCCAGGCAGAAGCGCCAAGAGCTCGTTTAACAAACGCATTCAATTCATAATTTAGCCAATGTCCGCTAGTTTCTGAACAAACAGTTGCAAAGTAACCTTGATTGTTTGGCAGAAAGTATGGAACATTATTGTTCATTTAACACTGAAATTTCATCCTAGATATCATATACGTAACTATTTTAAATTATTAAAATTATGCAGGTTCTTTGCCACCAATGCTTATTTCAGCTTTCCAAGTTTCTGTGCGAAGTGCTAACAGTTAACAAATAAGAGGCAAAAAGTAACACCAAAAAAACTCTAAGCTTACAACAATACAACATTTGAAGAAACACTTATGTATGTTATGACAAGAGAGAAACATTCCTACAAGAAAAAAAGGGATCTCAAAATGTTGTTACGTGATGGCAAGCCGATGAAAACAAAACAACGTGACGGATAGAGACGGCATGACTTCATAGCTCTGGGACTAGTGcaagcgctcctgcccgcgccactgcccgcttcatcttcttctagtccgtgacaatatattgACAAATAACACCACAGAGCACATAAGATATATGGAAAGCCATGAGCACTCCTTGCAGTAGCATGATCAAGTTGACGTGATTCTGGCCATGTACTTCACCGAGAACATTTACCTCCCTTACAGGTTACCAACAACTTTCTAAAAATCAGCACCTTATTCAGCTCAGCCGAGCAGAGCATAAAACCAGGAACGGCTTCTTTATAACTGCTGCTGCATCAGGTGACATCCTTTTATATGGTTATATCAAGGTAGAAGGTGAGTCGAAAGATGAAACATGGATTATACACCCGCATATCCGCTCAGTATGAAAAAAACATTTCTATACGAGTGACGATTCATGTTTGTCAAATGTCACCATGGCTTCTTGAGAAAAGCTACCTTACATAAGAATACAGGGACAAAGATAATTACCAATGTATGACCAATAATGACGCATAGGAGAGATTTGAAGAGATACTcagcagcagaaaaacacaaaGCTATCACGCTCAGCATGCTACATTATGCGAAGCAACAGCTTGCATGCAAATGCTCACCTGTCGACCAGAACTACATCGTCCCGCAGAAGACTGCACCTGTCCTTCGGCCAGAAGACTCTCACCAGTGTGCTCTCACCAAGTGACTCTGAGTTTAGGGCATTGGCAAGTTGCAGCACAGACTAAAAGGGCAAGGAAGAGATGTAAGTCACAAAAAAATATAACATTACAATGTTCAAAAAGGGCAGGCAACAATGAGTAGCAGATGCATAGACTGCATTTTCAAGTACTACatgaaaagcaattttcattcatGTAAAATTTATCCACTcagagaaaaaaacagaaaagataGAGAGAATGGTAATCGCACCTCAACATTTTTTGGCTCATTTGAGTCTTCAGTGAGCAGATATGCTTCGGAGCTGTCTGACCCTTCAACCTGAAGGAAGCAGTTCGTGGTGTGACCCAAACCACTCGGCAAAATCTTGTCCTGCAGCATGGAATTAATCACTGTGCTTTTCCCATTGCTAGTCCTAAAGGAATGACAAAATACAGAGTCTTTGTTAGGATAGAAGCAATATTCACTCCCTTTGACCAGTTACAATCGTAAGTGGTCCTCTTTAAAAACATACTGTGCCTCaaggaatcccccccccccccccccccccccgcaaaaaaaaaagccgaaatcCACACTGCCCGAAAATGTAAATATGACCTCGCCCTGCCATCTGCAAATTCTCCTGGTTAGCTGAATTGATAGGGTGGCTGCCATAACCTAAGTGGTCATGGGCGTCCGGAAGGGGGGCAAGAGGGCACGGCTGCCTCCCCCTCAAATTTCGGATATTTTTATGAACTAGCAGAAAACAACTACACAGGTTGATTAGCACGCTTAGGTCCCTCATATCCGTATGAAACGCCTTTCAGGACTGCGAGCCAATTTTGCACGTTACGCACTACAATTCAGACATTGCTGCTTAAGAAAGCCGCCATCCAGTTTTGTCCACAGAAAAGTCATGACATCGTGGGAACCAATTATGCAATTGTATGTTAACAGAATTCTATTGCTGTCAcatatacagtcaaacccacttatagcGATACCAATTAGAGCAATATATCGGATATAACAATGAACAACCGCAGCATCGTCAGCTTCACCGtgtgttctatggtaaaataaactaCTCACAACAATGCTGTCACAGCACATTACCGGTTATAACAAGTGAATCTGGTCACTGAGAACCGACCTTAAAAGGTACAAAACCATGGAAATGCTACAACAACACCAGCCAAACCAAGCTCAATGCAAAAGTGCACGTTGTTGTGAAAGAGCACAGACCTTCAGTTTCAGGAATTAACCAGTGGACTCTTCCTGCTTTCATCCTGGTGAGTCGCGGGGGACTGCTTCTACGGAAAAAAAGCCTGCTTGCTTTCACCAATGTTCAGGATTCCTACTTCTGCAGAGTTCCACCAAAACAGCCAAGAGAGCCCAGCCATTGCAATGAGCAGTGCATGGCATCACGAACAAAGTCTGTCCCGGTCGGGGATGACACGTCACCTGCTCCCCTTTCTTGCTTCGCTGTCCACCGTGCTACTGCCACTCCTGGAAGCTCGAGACGGTTCCAGGAACCGACCAGGAAACGTTCAGAGAAAAAGGAAGATTCCCAGCTTTAGCATTGGAATATGCGTTGACGACTGTACTCAAGGGCCGCACCCACGAAACCTGCTGCTCGGCGGGAAAGAGTGGGAACAGGAGGCAAAAAACGCTATAAAAGAGCGCCCGTCTACCTCATCGCGAGGACTACCCTCTTCATTTCTTACCTTGTACAGTCTTTTATTTGCTTTATGGTGTAAGTAAGTGTAAACAGAAATGTCTTGTTTTCCCTGAGTCTCCCTGCCACTCTCGTCCTCATTTCTCTTGCGGGGCACTACTATGGATCGTGGCATGCAGCAATGAGCGTGCGACAAGCACCTGATCATGCACATGGAGACAGTGGGCACGCCGAGGAAGCTTGCAAAACACGGCCATGCAAAGGAGGAGaaaagattttctccagcaccaaggcagaaaaaaaaattgggggtaTCTTTCAGTGGAGCAGTCCATTACTTTGGGGTGCGCCGCTCATACAAAATGCGCtggtgcaattttttttgcattctgtACGGGGACTGGCCGCAAGAACTCAAGCGCTGCCCCAACCTCCTTTCCAGGTTTCCCGATGCCAGCGCGCTCCAACGGCGCGTGCTACATTGAGGCTCCCTATACCCAATCACCGCGCTGCGGCAAGCAATGTATATGCGGTTGCTCGACTGTGCCGGCAACCCCGAGGAACTGCCCAGCCAGCTTTGCCTCGAGCGGTCCCAGATGATGGacatccgacgcttcttcaagcGTCAGGAGGTGTCTGACGGAGTTTTATCCAGCTGCCTGGCCAAAGATTCTAGTGTGTCACCGACAACACTGTAGCATTTGATCAGAatgatgcaagcttttatcagCGGTCAGCAGCTGAAGTCGTTGACTTCGTGGAAGGAACTCAACTAACAGTGAGCTCCCGTGATGTAGTAAGCCATGATGAttcccttttttcttgcttgggacTAAATTGCGATGACAACAGCGAGAAAGCAACAAACCTGCCTCAAGAATGTGACTTGGGAGAGTTTctaggcaaagctaaactcacAGGCATCCCAGACTGTTTGAAGTTACGCCTTCTTAATAACCCATGATCGCCAAATGTTACGAACGACTTTAAGAAGCATGTAACATTTGACAAGAGAACTTTTCGCTTCCAATGGCTGGCAGACTACACTCCTTGGCTTGCGTACTTAGCGACAGCGAAAGGCGCCCTTTGTCGTTTTTGCATTACTTTTCCTCCGAATGTTCACTGGGGTACTCAAAGCAGTTTATCATGCGCGCTTTCAGTAACTACAAAAAAATGCACGAGGCATGCAGGAATCACGTGAAATCCCAATGGCACCAAGAGGCAATGGCTGTATTGCAGAACTTTATGGATGTGATGACTGGCAAGCAACTACCTGTTGTACAGCAGCTGAGCAGAGCACTACACAAACAGTTCACAGGAACTGCGAGAAACTATTTCCTACAGTTTCCACCATTATATTTTTCGCGACGCATGACTTGCCAATTCACGGGAAGCAGTCTAAAAGTGGAGTCTTCAATGATCTCCTTGATTTTAGGATAGAAGCTGGAGATACTTGACTTCAGGAACAATTCGCTTCTTCTGATGCAAATGCTTAGTACAACTTCCATTCGCGTTCAGAACGAGATAATCACAATCTGTGGCGACATCCTGAGAGAAAATAGTAGCCGAAGCTAACACAGCGTTTGCTTTTACTGTCCTTGCGGATGAAACTGCAGATATTGCAGGAACAGAGCAGATGTCTTTAGGCATTTGCTTCATTGAAAAGGCAGGAACCGAGGTCTGCCTCTGAGAGAAGTTTTTGGCATTTGTAGAGATGGAGCAAATGAACTCTGCTTTCATCACCGCTGCGATCTTGAATTTTTTAACAGATGCCAGGCTGATTCTTTCAAAGCTCATTGGACAGGGGTACGATGGATGCTCTACAATGGCTGAAAAAGAAGCTGGAGTGAACAGAATAATACAGAAAGAGGTTCCAAAAGCACTATTCTTCCACTGCACAAGTCACAAACTGAATCTCATGATCAAAAATTTGAGCGAGGTCTCTGAAATTCGAAACATAATAGGGTTCATCAAACAAACCATCAACTTCTTCCGTGAGAGCGTGCTCCGAAGGAAATTGGTGCCCAACATTCCGATGCTGCGTGAAACTGTGATGCTGTGTGATGATTCCGATGCTGCAAAATACAAGTGAATTGGGATCACCTCTCAGAATTACGTGGCCACAGTTGAAGCACTCGAGGAGCTTGCATCAATGGAATCAAACTCGGACGCTGCAACTAGGCAACGAGCTCACATCCTCTATTGTGCAACAACAAGCTCATCTTTCATCGTTCGCTTGCACATTGTAGTGAAGTGCAGCGCACGACTGAAACGAGTTACAAACGTTCTGCAAAGTGTATCCATGGACTTCCATCCTGTACACGACCACATCACTGAGTTTCAGAATATTTTTCGCGCCCACTGGATTAACAATGAAAATCAGCTCTCCGACATCCTGAACACAGCAAGTGCAGCAGCCAATCGCTTAAACGTGCTGATATCTGTACTAAAACAAGCCTTTCGTCAGGCCAACCGAGACAACTACGTGATTCAGTCACTGGAGGCATACTATCGCATGGCAATATATGTGCCCTACTTCTCTTACAGCGTCTTCGGCTTGCCGTTTTTCTGAAAGCAATGCAAAGACCTTCAAACttctccagctgcatccatcAAAAACGAAGTATTTGATCCGTGTTGAGTTTGTGGCCCTCGCTAAAGAACTTCAAGGAAAAGGGTATCTCGTGGTACGAGATGTGGAGAAGCAAAGCTGGGGACTTGTCAAAAATAATGTACTCTGAACTTCTGCTTGAGGCCAAGGCATTCTTCCCCACTGTTGCAAAAGCCACTGAGATGGCTCTCGCCTTGTTGGTTACCATTTGCACTGACAAATGCTCTTCAGTACAATGAGGACAGTGAAAACCTGGCTACGCTGAACAATGACAAATGACAGCCTACTTGGCCTTTGTATGATGAGTGTGCATCGACAGTCTGCAATGAAACACAAGGATGACTTTATCACCTGCGTCATCACACAATTTGTCCAGAAAAAACCCAAGACGTCTGCAGCTGCTATTCAAGGAAGACTGATGCACTGCAGTTACACACTGGTGAACATATTGTGTTGTGTGCTGGTCATCAATTCACGTCAGTCGAGAACCCGCATGCAGCGAGACTGACTATTCTGCTTCACGAAGCGATAGTAACTTTTCGCATTTTCCTTATTAAGTTTATTTCTTTGCTCATTAATAAAATTCAATGTACGTTCTCCAAGCTTAGCACTAATTTTCTGTTTCTAATTTTTGTTTCATATGCACAGTATAGACCACAGATAGTGCCTTTTTAGTGCTAACCTACCGCCTTCCCCATCCCTGGCCATCGGGAGCACCCCCCTGCAAAAACTTCTGAGTACGTGCCCAGACaaggaaaagctttttttttaccacaaaaattaaaaaacaaagaTTTGCTTTCTGGTATGTGGCTATACTAAACTTGATCTTAGCAgtaattatttctaatcagaaaACAATTAACTCTGGTTGAATTCACCTAAACGCACTGAGATCAGAAAAATGatggaagccaactgtcaccaaaaccaaagagcataggggatgtattaaaaaaaaaaaaaagacagcccctatgctccttggttttagtgactgttggcttccatcatttatgccataacgagcacctcttttcccttcacttGAGATCAAAAACAAGGTTTGGAAAATGCTACCAACACTGAACAGTTACAATTTTTGTAAATGATGATAGCATTACCTGCCAAAAAACACCACCTTCATGTGATCACGTGACAGGACATCTCGAATACCAGTAATCTTGTCTTTGAACTTTTCCACTTCTGCACAGTCTTGTGTCTTGAATGACTCCATTCCAGAATTGAGAGCTAAAACGAATATGAATGCAAAATATGAGGCACAGGTAAATACTGAAAAAGTAAATTACTGCGGATATGGTGAGGACAACTGTAAACACCTCAGTAGGGCAGCTACACAAAGCAAGTAGCCATCACATCAATGGGTGTATTTATACAGACAGTGAGAAATTCTATTCTTGTTCTTTGTCAAGATTGATTATATGGCTTTTTCTGGGCATGTtgatgttcatcatcatcatcatgactatgcccactgcagggcaaaggcctctcccatgcctctccaactAACCCCCCCccttttagtgcacctttaacatgCAGGACTGACACAAGGTTATACATAATCACCAAATCCCAATTAAAAATTTGTAGACAAGCAAAAATCAGTTaaaggacagtttttttttaacatttcgtTTTCACTTCTTCAGCTTTAAACCAAGTGCAAATGACAGCAGCACGACATCACACAATGAACGAAGCACAACAATGTGCACTGCATCAACATAGGTGTATTAGTGCGAGACACAATACTGCACAATGATACGACCATAAAGGCTTATTACTCTAACATCTAGATCCTACAGCAAGTCTTGCAAAAGTTGCTGTCACACGTTTCTATGAACATTCCTATGAATTCAAAGTCGCTGTTTCGTATAAGCGATGATGATGaatgtttatggcgcaagggcagctctgGCTAGAGTGCCATGGCATAAGGTGTTTCTTGCCTAAATAAGGTGGCGTGAAAGGCCCATTTTCCAAGCAGTTTTCCTCAAAGCAGCAGAGTAacaggccaagggaaagcttgtagtTATTGAAAACCAGTGGCTACCTGATGGCACTGGGGATAGAACTCAACTCCACACCTCCCAGATATGAGGTGCATGCTCAAACCTTTAGGACACCGCCACAGTAACTTCGTATAAGTCGGCATTACCAGGCAAGTCACCTTTGACATCCCAAAAATACAAGTGAAACCACGGCTAAGAGATTATAAGCAATACAAAGGGAAACATTGCTGTTTTCTAAACAAATCACTGCCATACTGCAGGTGCTGCTACCTTTGCATAAGTGACACCTGTTAATCAAAAACATGCAGCATGTTCAGTAACTTCTCAGCTCCAGTAGAGAATCAATTAGGATTACTGATTAACAAGATATACATGCAGAAAGTATACACACGAGGGCCCCAGAGTCAAAGGCAAATGGAACCATCGATCAGTTGCTACAAACCGCAAACAGTGTATGTTACAGCATATGTTTCATGATTACCAATTATAGCTACACTAGCTATAGCAAAAACGATTGACAGAAACTTTGATGTGTCTATGCCTTAAAACCAGCTCTGCTATTTGCACGCTTCTGCCACCAAGAAGCTTGGTTCTCAGATGACATGTGGGTTCCAGACAAAACAATCTACGGTCACATCATAAACGTGAACAGCTAACCTTCAAGGAATGCGTGGCTCTCTTCGACATATCCTTGGATTCCCACGAAGACATCATTGATTCGTTTTTTCGCTGAGACGAATATCTTCAGCGGCGATATGGTAAGATCAGCGAGTTGTCTTGTGTCCTTTGGTAGACTCGTCAGTTTTGGCGGTGATCCCGACGCTGGTTGACTGGGGGGACTCGGCTCGAGAGGGCTTAAAGAAACTGACCGACTCAACGAGCCGGACATTGTGCTGTGCTTAGGCCGGCACGAGTGTGAATATGTGCGTTCCGTGGATGTAAACAGGAAAGCCGCATAGACCTAGGGAAAAAGAGCACACTTTACAGCAAACCAAGCACACGTTCTCCTCTAAGCAGACACTCGCATGTGTGTGACGTACTACGAAACGCTACACTCAACGAAGTCGCGAAGGACGTCCTTGTGAGGTGTATGTTTACATTACAGACGCGCTTTGCAACAACCAGACCATACATAAATCAACCATGAAATATTAAGAAGGCTCATAAGACTGAATTTTACAGGTTGGACACCAAGCTTACGGGTCATTCAGGATGTTGTTTATGCGAGGTTCCCAATTACGATCAAAACGCAGCGTGCGCCCATTTTGAAAGAAGGTACTAGATGAATACGTCGGGTGGGAATCACATCTCTGAGGCCTGTAGACGTACAGATACCACATAAGATCTGAGTTGGTATGACCAGAGCCCTTCGATCATATCAGGTGCAggaaccatagagtttcttactattaactagagggaaagctggcggcgctgcacctgcgCCAACGCCCTAATCTAAAtagaagcgtttcggtgcaggtgggctggaaacgctgattggtcgatgggatgcgcttctccgtgacgtttttctgcttctccctcgttctcaaccggacgtgggttcgccgcgcctctctcggcctgtccctagagtgcctagggaatcgctagggccggctggccggccgccgggcgtgcgtggtctgcgggcattctcttcgtgagcgtaggcggcggcgcgcgcgtttcggaagctgtccaggtatggcttttttttttgcgtggtgcgctcgtcggcgcagccagctgaaatttctgtacagttcttgcttccacgacattgcgatgacccccaaaaggcgctgacccgcgagaaatcgccagcgacataaaggtacgcattttatctcaaatttcgcttcatgaagtgctgtaccgcttacctacatgccttgcgcattccaggacctcgttttcctgctgcaggagcacgtcgtgctggtgttcaaaattttgcaactccattacgacgacccacataaggtgcggtttgaggaccgccggcgtcgccatctgaaccgccgtctgacagccacgatgaagcgcttgtctggcgtgcacgttctcaatcacgaggtaagggttgaacaacgttttcgcaagttttctcgtgcagaactcgccaaattgcggcgcttgtaacgtaactttttttgcagcatcgtttcctggatgcttctggcgagccgatgctgtccttgtttgccgcagaccggggcatcgaccagatgtcaaagattatcgtcgcggccctcgtcaagatctacggaccagggatagcgtcggcttcaagggcaagaccaggagaggtgtacgtcgtgcaccggtgtcgtcggtgcggagccaaagggcacaagacggaccactgctgggcctactgctcaccgcgccgccacgccgctgcaggtcgcggttgaagtgctcctgcaaacggccctttttagggccacctcattgtttcctggcagatcgcgagcgtcccgtttcgtgcccgtattccctctctgtcgaaatcgacgccagacatcaaaatcgcgcggtgtgagctagtaaatcgctggtagagacaaaaactcgtgcttgtatagacttacccatctccagtgcgcctttgtttatttccgtaggcactactcgcgctttgtagaaatcgacgccagccgcgaaattttacatgttagacctcgctacagcattagcgcagcgtgccttcgtttctttacgttctaacttttatgcagcgcacctttgtttgctcgttacttttgttcttttcagtcgtttcctgaatccgtccaaagagccgggctaaatggatgattatggaaccacatggcgattgcactgcatacagcacgactttggtccctgtgtttttaaataaaaacatcagatgtcgaaggtcatggtcgtgtccgaggatggcttccacagctggggcctaaccatagggagcgcacacgctttgtcgtcgttgccgagtggagaggcccaagatggctggcatccttaatNNNNNNNNNNNNNNNNNNNNNNNNNNNNNNNNNNNNNNNNNNNNNNNNNNNNNNNNNNNNNNNNNNNNNNNNNNNNNNNNNNNNNNNNNNNNNNNNNNNNCTAATCTAAATACGTTggagtgtactagaatgttttgaGTGGCGCGACCAGCCGCCGCGGAGAGGGCCGCTGAGCGTGGAAGTtggcggtggcgctgcagtcaaccGCACTACTTTGCGGTCAGCCTGCCGTTTGCTGCCGCGCACGGAAGTCTCTGCGTACTGCCCCCGTGATGTTCAAATTAATGCATCGTTCCTCTTTAGTAAAATGAATTATGCAAATGCTCCGTGACCTCACGAACCCTATAAAGAACTCCAAAACAATGTGTATCAGTGAAATGCCTGGAAATTTACAAAGGAGCTCCCTCCCCCGTGTACATCCGCGATCT
Protein-coding sequences here:
- the LOC144120769 gene encoding uncharacterized protein LOC144120769; this encodes MPCAFQDLVFLLQEHVVLVFKILQLHYDDPHKVRFEDRRRRHLNRRLTATMKRLSGVHVLNHEHRFLDASGEPMLSLFAADRGIDQMSKIIVAALVKIYGPGIASASRARPGEVYVVHRCRRCGAKGHKTDHCWAYCSPRRHAAAGRG